GTCAAACAAAGTGTAACTTGATTGCCACATCCAATTTGAATAGTCTTGAAATCAAACCCAATACTTTTGCACAAACTCTATAACCAAACTGCCTCCTTGGAGGCATGTGTACTAGCCATATACTATGCTTCAATAGTGGAAAAACCAACTATGTGATGCTTCTTTCTCATCCAATTTACTGGACCACTAAACAAAGTAAATGTGTAGCCACTAGTGGACTTCTGATTGTCAAAACCATCAACCCAATGTGCATCAACAAAGCCCTGTATGTCCAACATCTTCTCATCACTGTTTGAACCATAATAAACCAAACAATAATCGAAAGTACCTTGCAAATATCTTAACACTCTTTTGACATAATTCTAATGCTCTCTTCCTAGTTTGGATGTAAAGCTACTTACAACTCCTACTGCTTGTGCAATATTTGGCCtagtgcataccattgcatacatcaaaatGCCAATTGCACTAGCATAAGGCACATTAGCCATGTCCTCAAAATCATCCTCAATTTTGGAATACATGTCTAGCACAAGCTTAGTGCCTACAGGTAAAGGAATAATCACTAGCTTATAATAATGCATACTAAATATGCATAAATTAGTCTTAACATACTTACTATGTGTCAACCAAAGCTTTATATTAACTCTATCCCTCTTGATTTCCATTCAAAGTATGTACTCGGATCCTCCCAAATCCTTCATTTGAAAAGCGCCTAAAAATTAATCTTTAATCTCACTAACTATTCCTTTTGTGTTAGATAAAAACAACATATCATCGACATACATGGCAATAATTAGTATTCAATCATCAATATATTTAACATATATACAATGATCTTCATCACTTCTAACAAAACCCAATCTCATCACAAATGAATCGGGCTTTGTATACCGCATTTAGGGTGCTTATCAAATCATAAAGAAACCTTTTCAATTAGCATACCAGATGTTTCTTTTTGTTTGCCTCAAAACCCTTTAGATGTTGCATAAATATTTCCCCTTTGATATCCTCATATAAGAATGCAATTTTGACATCCATCTGCTCTACATCAAAAAAATATGCTGCAATAATGGATAAAATAAATCTAATTGAAGATAATTTAGCAATAAGAGAGAAAATGTCTCCAAAATCAACTTCCTCTCTCTAGGAGTAGCCCTTGGCCACCAGTCATGCCTTGTACCTCTCCAATGAACCATCTACTTCAAACTTCTTTTTGTAAATCTATTAACTAATGGTTTTTCTTCCTTTGGGCAAACAAATAGGATCCCAAGTGTCACATGCATCTAGAGCCATCATCTCCTCTTTCATAACTTTCTACCAAGACTCACTTTCCTCTAGAAGAATAGCTACCTTATAGGACCTTGGTTCATTATCAATACTAAGCAAAGCAAATACATAATGCAAATCTATTCGGCTATACCTTTCAATAGGATTTCATTGCCTTGAGTCTTCTCAAGGCTAGAGTATGGGATTTCACTTcttgttcttcaacattttcttcttcaggttccttttGTTTTACCTCTTTAATTTGTTGAGAACCCCCACTCAACTCCTCATCTTCCTCTCCATCATCTTTCTCTTGTTCATGTTCTTTGACATGTGCAtcttccaacttcaattcaaagtgtattattttatttgtagtaTTTTTCTTTGGTTGTTTGTGTATACTAATAGCTCTAAGTTACTTGAAAATAGcatcattaaaagaaaaaaaattgttttagttAGTGTCATAAAACTTGTAACTTTTTATTTTCTTACCATATCCTATGAAAATGCATTTTTGTTCTTTTGGATCCAACTTAGATTGTTTTTTTTGGGGAAACAAACATAAGTCTTATAAGCAAAGACCCTTAAATGTGAAATGGGTGGCTATTTACTTGCCCACATCTCATAAGGAGTATTATCAAGAGTCATGCAAGGAAATCTATTGTCCAAGTAACAAGCAATACAAATAACTTCTACCTAAAAGCATATATGTCCAATAGTGGACATCTTACCATACCTTTGGCTCTTTCCATTAGGGTACAATTCATCTTCTCTACCATGACATTTTGGTTAGGTGTGTGTGGAGTAGTTTTCTACCTCATTATACTTGCATgctcagaaaaatcatcaaaatcctcaaaataatatttacctccattatctgatctcaACACCTTTATTTTACAATCTGATTACTTTTCCACTgaggctttaaattctttaaacttacAAAACACTTCATATTATGCCACATAAAATATGCCTAGGTGTATCTTGAGGCATCATCAATAATGGTTAGATAATACCAAGACTAGCTAATGGCCTCaacatccactagaccaaacaAATCTAAATGAACGATTTCTAGTTTTCTCATTGCTTTATATTTTCTATTAGGAAATGATGACCTATTTTGTTTACCAAACACATAGTTCTCACAAAAGTCAAATACTCGTTAGAATAAGATAAACCATACACTAAATTTTTATTCGTCAAGGTTTTTAATCCTTTTTCAAAATGCATCCCATCCTACATTGCCACAACAAACAAGTGTTCGAATTTCTCAATTACATAAGAGGAGTTACAAAATGTAGAGGCATTCAATCTAAATAGAGTCCATATTGTTGACTAGTTCACTATTGCCAGATTCCTCCTCACTAACCTATAACCAAATTTATCAAATGTCACTTTCATTCCCAAAtcatttaaatttgaaatggaaaCTAAATTTCTTACTAAGTCAAGAATATGTTAGACATCAAGGAGAGATTTTATTCTCTCACCATTTAAGAACAACTTTACCTTTACTAAGCCAATAATGGGATATGAACTATTATCACCAAAGTAAACCTCTCCAACAACATATGCTTGATACGAAGGGAACCACTCCTTTTGTGGAGTCATTTAAtatgagcatcttgagtcaatcaACCAGTTTCATATAGAAACATTATTACAATGATTAAAGCCTCATCACCTAAATCAATTTTTTTATGGAagagactgaattttgtttcttatTTTTGCACATTGTCTTTACAAGCCTTCTCTTTCCACAATTCCAACATTCAACTATGTTAAGTCCAAGTGTTTTAGGATGGCCCTCAGATTTATCTTTAGGCCCTTAATTATCTCCCCTTGGCCCTCTTTCTTTAGGCCTTCCCTTGAGATGAAGAGCATCCTTAATTGCATCTAAATTGGATTTTTTCCTTATTTCTTTTGAAAGCAACATAGCAACAAGGTTGTCCATCTTGAGATGATTTGTCAAGTCAACACTAAATGCAAGAATCATATTCTCCTATGACTTaggaaaagaacaaagaaaaaagatacatTTATCCTCTATTCATTTTCTACTTCTATAGAGACATGTTGACTCAAAATCAAATTGAAAGAATTCAATTGCTCAACTACTAAATCACAATCTTTCATATTAAgagaaaataattttctttttaagtgAAGCTTATTTACCAAAATTTTAGCCAGATATGTCTCACCTAGCCTTTTCCACAAGGCATATGCAATTTTCTCTTTTCATACATTCCAAAGAACATAACCAGCTAGGTGTAACTGGATTATACCTTGAGCCTTCTTGTTCATTTTATCTCAGTTATCTTGATTGATTGTAGTGGGCTTCTTCTCATTTCTAATATCCATCCATTGATCCCTTTCCTCTAGAAGATCCTTCTAGTTCCCCATAAATCATAATTGGTACCACTGAATTTCTCCAAATCCAACCTAGAAGTTGATGTAGTCATTAATTCCACCCACAAATCTGcaaaacaaaatcaccaaaaattcAACTATAGTACAAAAAACCATCCCTTTCCACCCACAATAAGACAAAAAACAACAATATAATAAAATCGATAAACCTCATGAAATCAACACATAACATTGGAATTATGTGGAGAATAACCCTTGAGAGAAAAAAAAATACTCCATGGGAAAGAAACCAAAATTGCATTAATCTTCAAATACACGAGACATATACAACAATCTTGCTTCTACTCCCAACTCTTACAACTTTTGTATACTCTTAAAAACACCTCATACCATACACCATCCAAGAACCCAAATATAAAGAGATGTAGAAAAGCCTTATGGGCCCAAAATGGGTGCCCAAACCTGTTTCTTCAATTTTGCACACCTTGGCCATTGGTTTTCCCTCTTTGGAATGTGAAACATTGTTCAAATTCCCACCTTTTAACTCTCTTTCATAGGCACCAAACAAGTGGAATGTTCAATAGTCacctttttctttattattttgtcTTTTATGAACCCCTTCCTAGGCATCCGCATAAGGGAATAAAAAACAAGGACTAATTAAATTGCAATTACCCCTAAACCTCTTTCTTATGAATACATCTACAACATATAATTAGGACATTAATACAATGACATAGGATTTACAAGGATGATGGCACCTTATCCCAACAACAAAACCACCACTCTTACCAATTACAAAAGTGCCactattataaaaataaaactacCTCTTCAGTGTTCAATTTGTCTTCCATCTTCTAGAGGACATAACTTTCGCAAATGGATTCAAATCAAGGTGCCATTTTTTCAAAGTGTTTTTTTAAGGGTACTCTGAATATGTAAAGATATCAACATTTGATGTCACCAAAATACTGATTTTACCCCTACAATATAGCTACATTTGTGATACCAAAACCATGGCCAACGAATGAACTTGAATTATTAGTCTTGATGACAATCTAGATTCATTTACAAATCAATCGTCAATCTATAACCCCTTTATGTATTATTAGccaacaaagtacaataaaaaatgTAACTTTTCCATATAAAAATTCTAAGAAATCATTTCTTAAACaaacatatttttatttaattttatttttaaattatgtgTTCAAGTACATATTTCTCTCCCAAAAAGTAAAGGTATGTGAAACAATATTGTAAGTATCCAAGCGAAAAAAACAAAATCCACACTAGCAAGCATAAATTTGCATGGTAATCTGGTATGTGTAATTTAATCTCAAATTGCAGATCTCGCAAAGGCACAAGATAATAAAATTAATGTGTATAAAAACCTATACAAATGACAAAGGATGAAGTAAAGACCTATTGAAAGATGCTCTCACCATCATCTCCAAGCACTGGATTGAAAGTACATCTCTCATATTTCTGGTTACCCAAGGTCTTCCCATTTCCTCCAAGCATTCCTCGCCTTTTGGTTTTTTCCATTCTCCACCTCCTCCAACTTTCATTTACAGGTTTCCTGAAAACCTAGGAATGTCTGGCACCTCCATGGTATTATATATCAGTACCAAATCAACAACTTGTATAGAGAGTGATGTAAATGGAATACTACACATCTTTTATGAAAACTTAGGAAAGAAAAACACTTTTTGAAAACCTAAAAGAAAACTATACATCTGATCTTATAACGTCAACTTTGAAAAAGCACTTCTTAAAAACTTGAGAAAATCAGTTCCCTTCTTTATCACTGCATGCCTCACACAAAACACCATGTTACAGTGCAAGCCCATGTTTAAAGATTGCTTACCTTAGCATTAGCAATATCTCCGCAAGAACATTCTCCTTGTTTGAAATGACGGAACAGGTTTGCATCTATCAcaaaaatttgtctttcaatatgaTTGGAGATAAACTAGGTTGCAGTGTGGTAATCAAAACATACCCAGGTTCTGAACAATTTTAATAGTTGTTCCAGAAGGCATTTTTAACGATCCAAATGCCATCGCTAGTTTCTCATTATGATGACAGATGTATAGCTCTTTGTCcctcctcctccacatcatacaatatatgttttgaatctGCAAAGTAGCCTGCTGCCTTCTTCTCCAAAGACAATTACCCCATCTTTGCATAGATCTCCTGTGTTTCTGGTTGTGGCATATCTCCTACACGAAAAGCATATAGCGATTCATGAccttcaatccaactacatccaggCATCTTCTTGATTCCTCTATCTTTCATCAATCTCCTTGCCATTTGAACCTCATCCCACATACCCACTTCTGCATAAATGTTTGACAGCAGAACATAAGTTGCTGCATTCTTAGGATCCAGTTCAAAAAGAAGAGTTGATGTGAATACTGCTAATATTATATTCTTATGTGATCTACAGGCAGCAAGCAAACACATCCATACAACTAACACGGGttttattggcattttgatgacaAAGTTTAGAGCTTCCTCGAGATAGCCAGCACGGCCAAGAAGATCAACCATGCACACAGAATGATCAGTTGTAGGCATAATGCAATATAAGGCATTCATACTATTGAAATATTTACAACCCTCCTCCACTAAACCTGAATGGCTGCATGCTAATAAAACACAAGCAAAGCTTACATGGTCAGGGCATGTTTCAGAGTGCTTCATTTGTTCAAAAAGTTTGAGAGCATCCTtacaaaatccattttgtgcacatcctgcaatcattgcagtccatgaaaccacatctctttgtagcattttgtcaaacagttcacgtgctttgcgtatgcttccacattttgcgtaCATGTCTATGAGTGCATTCACtacaacaacatctgacaaaaatccacactcaataATGCTTTGGTGGATGTCAATACCCAAatctaaagctcccatttttgcacaagctGGGAGGACACTGATAAAGGTTGTGGAGTCTGGCTTTACACCTgttaattgcatttgcttgaatgcCTCCAAGGCcttttcaacaaacccattttgtgcatatcctgcaatcatagtatTCCATGCGATCACGTCTGGTTGTGGCATTTCTTTGAAAAGCCTCAAGGCCTCGCCAAGGacaccattttgtgcatatcctccaatcattgcagtccatgagaccacgtctctttgaggcattttgacAAATAGTTCATATGCCTTTTTCATACTTCCACATTTTGcgtacatgtctatcagggcatttaCAACTAATACATCTGACAAAAACCCGCATTCAATTATAATTTGATGTATGTTCATACCCAGTTCTAAAGCTCCCATTCTGGCACAGGCTGGGAGGATGCTAATAAATGTTGTGGAGTTCGACTTTagacctgccaattgcatttgcttaaatgTCCCCAAGGCCTTTCCAACCTGCCCATTTTGTGCACATGCTGCAACCACAGCATTCCATGAAactacatttctttgaggcattgcTTTGAATAGATGTAAAGCTTCATCAAGAGcgccattttgtgcatatcctgcaatcatcgcaTTCCACGAGACCAcatttttttgaggcattttgttaaacagttcacgtgccttacGTATGCTACCACATTTCCCATACATATCCACCAGGGCATTTGCAACTACAAGATCTGACAAAAAACCCCTTTCCGTTACGCTTTCATGGatatccataccctgttccaaatctttAATTTTGGCACAGGCAGGCAGTACGCTGGCAAAGGCGAACTGATCGGGTCGGAAACCTATTAGTTGCATTTGGTGAAACAATTTCAGTGCTTCATGAGGATATCCATGTTTTCGGTAagctgcaatcatggcattccatgagaagTTATCTGGTTTGGTCATGTCATCAAACACTTTACGAGCATCCATCAAACCACCGCACTTGACATACATGTTGATAAGGTTAttttgcatatatgtgtgtgtaacgAATGCAAATCCCCTGTGAGTGATGACAGAGTGGAACTGTTTACCTAACGTTGTGACATTCAGATTGGCAGTGGATGGCACTCGCATTGTATGATTATAAGTGAAGCGTGTGAAAAGTACATTATTATTCAATCTACTTATTCCATAGTGACAATGAAACACTGCCACAACTTCCGCAACGAAAGTGGTTCTGTTTGCAATTTATTTCTCTTTGAAAGACAAGATATTGAATGGTAATATACATACACGGAAGAATTTCAATTTCCAATCCTGATTGAAATGGTGAAATTACATTTCCTTGAAAGCAGCAACAAGCTCTCCACTGCAAGGAAAAGCTTCCAAAAATCGAGAGGTGCCATGTAATAACCATATGGGCACATACTCCGTTAGTGCCACTATGCTTGTGGCTCTCTACCGAAGCTATATTGAAGAGGTCTGGGCTCCTATTTTCGTTTTGCAGGTGGTTTCATGGAATTAAAAAATGCAGATGTAAGGTTGAAGTGGGAGTTTTCACATTCTCTACCGAAGAAACTCTATCGAAGAGGTCTAGCccctattttcttttccttttgcaGGTGGTTTtatggaattaaaaaaaaaagagcagAGCTAAGGTTGAAGTGGGAGTTTTCACATGGATATTATATTCATTAGGGGAAGCATCTAATTGTGCTACAAATAAAGCATACAT
The nucleotide sequence above comes from Cryptomeria japonica chromosome 11, Sugi_1.0, whole genome shotgun sequence. Encoded proteins:
- the LOC131031383 gene encoding pentatricopeptide repeat-containing protein At2g13600 isoform X1, which translates into the protein MRVPSTANLNVTTLGKQFHSVITHRGFAFVTHTYMQNNLINMYVKCGGLMDARKVFDDMTKPDNFSWNAMIAAYRKHGYPHEALKLFHQMQLIGFRPDQFAFASVLPACAKIKDLEQGMDIHESVTERGFLSDLVVANALVDMYGKCGSIRKARELFNKMPQKNVVSWNAMIAGYAQNGALDEALHLFKAMPQRNVVSWNAVVAACAQNGQVGKALGTFKQMQLAGLKSNSTTFISILPACARMGALELGMNIHQIIIECGFLSDVLVVNALIDMYAKCGSMKKAYELFVKMPQRDVVSWTAMIGGYAQNGVLGEALRLFKEMPQPDVIAWNTMIAGYAQNGFVEKALEAFKQMQLTGVKPDSTTFISVLPACAKMGALDLGIDIHQSIIECGFLSDVVVVNALIDMYAKCGSIRKARELFDKMLQRDVVSWTAMIAGCAQNGFCKDALKLFEQMKHSETCPDHVSFACVLLACSHSGLVEEGCKYFNSMNALYCIMPTTDHSVCMVDLLGRAGYLEEALNFVIKMPIKPVLVVWMCLLAACRSHKNIILAVFTSTLLFELDPKNAATYVLLSNIYAEVGMWDEVQMARRLMKDRGIKKMPGCSWIEGHESLYAFRVGDMPQPETQEIYAKMG
- the LOC131031383 gene encoding pentatricopeptide repeat-containing protein At2g13600 isoform X2; the encoded protein is MRVPSTANLNVTTLGKQFHSVITHRGFAFVTHTYMQNNLINMYVKCGGLMDARKVFDDMTKPDNFSWNAMIAAYRKHGYPHEALKLFHQMQLIGFRPDQFAFASVLPACAKIKDLEQGMDIHESVTERGFLSDLVVANALVDMYGKCGSIRKARELFNKMPQKNVVSWNAMIAGYAQNGALDEALHLFKAMPQRNVVSWNAVVAACAQNGQVGKALGTFKQMQLAGLKSNSTTFISILPACARMGALELGMNIHQIIIECGFLSDVLVVNALIDMYAKCGSMKKAYELFVKMPQRDVVSWTAMIGGYAQNGVLGEALRLFKEMPQPDVIAWNTMIAGYAQNGFVEKALEAFKQMQLTGVKPDSTTFISVLPACAKMGALDLGIDIHQSIIECGFLSDVVVVNALIDMYAKCGSIRKARELFDKMLQRDVVSWTAMIAGCAQNGFCKDALKLFEQMKHSETCPDHKWVCGMRFKWQGD